In Athalia rosae chromosome 6, iyAthRosa1.1, whole genome shotgun sequence, one DNA window encodes the following:
- the LOC125499687 gene encoding uncharacterized protein LOC125499687, producing MVLYSVPWCKNRSDYRNWKRRVHNPNKDPEITFHGFPKDANTRTSWINILGINLPSTPNGARICSLHFEEKSFDRSSPSLVRLKPNAIPLVKMIDSSIDTPTEVNILDSTSVTVERPPDTEKNTGL from the exons ATGGTATTATATTCCGTACCGTGGTGTAAAAATAGATCAGATTACCGAAATTGGAAGAGAAGGGTTCATAATCCAAATAAAGACCCTGAAATTACATTTCACGG TTTTCCAAAAGATGCCAATACTCGTACCTCGTGGATAAATATATTAGGAATCAATTTACCAAGCACTCCAAATGGAGCTCGGATTTGTTCTTTacattttgaagaaaagtctTTTGATAGATCATCCCCTTCATTGGTCCGGCTTAAGCCGAATGCGATACCACTTGTAAAAATG ATAGACTCTTCAATAGACACACCGACCGAAGTGAATATCTTAGATTCAACATCAGTGACTGTAGAAAGACCACCTGATACCGAAAAAAATACTGGGCTCTAA